A genome region from Arthrobacter sp. V1I9 includes the following:
- the rsfS gene encoding ribosome silencing factor produces the protein MTASDSSLNTARAAAKAAADKIAQDIVALDVSERLALADVFLIASAPSERQVNAIVDGIEEELAKQDLRPIRREGRSGGRWVLLDYSDIVIHVQHEEDRVFYALERLWKDCPVVDLQLGDDASAKAAASTETE, from the coding sequence GTGACTGCGTCAGATTCATCCCTCAACACAGCCCGCGCCGCCGCCAAGGCAGCTGCGGACAAGATTGCCCAGGACATTGTGGCCCTGGACGTGAGCGAACGCCTCGCCCTGGCAGACGTTTTCCTCATCGCCTCCGCCCCCAGCGAGCGGCAAGTCAACGCCATCGTCGACGGCATCGAAGAAGAACTGGCGAAGCAGGATTTGCGCCCGATCCGGCGCGAGGGCCGTTCCGGCGGCCGTTGGGTCCTGCTTGACTACTCGGACATCGTCATCCACGTCCAGCATGAAGAGGACCGCGTCTTCTACGCATTGGAGCGTTTGTGGAAGGACTGCCCCGTCGTGGACCTCCAGCTGGGCGACGACGCCTCGGCGAAGGCTGCTGCCTCCACCGAGACGGAGTAA
- the nadD gene encoding nicotinate-nucleotide adenylyltransferase — MSRVLHHNGANGRLRLGVMGGTFDPIHHGHLVAASEVAAEFDLDEVVFVPTGQPWQKSHKQVSEPEHRYLMTVIATASNPRFTVSRVDVDRPGPTYTIDTLRDLRAQRPDADLFFITGADALAQILSWKDIDELWSLAHFVGVTRPGHVLDGMGRKDVSLLEVPAMAISSTDCRSRVAANNPVWYLVPDGVVQYIAKYGLYLDAPAAANAPTSEASEPASTE; from the coding sequence ATTTCCCGCGTTCTTCACCACAACGGAGCGAACGGCAGGCTGCGCCTGGGCGTCATGGGCGGGACGTTTGACCCCATCCACCATGGCCACCTGGTGGCAGCCAGCGAAGTGGCGGCCGAGTTCGACCTGGACGAAGTGGTTTTTGTCCCCACCGGCCAGCCCTGGCAGAAGTCCCATAAACAGGTCAGCGAACCCGAGCACCGCTACCTCATGACTGTCATCGCCACGGCCTCCAACCCGCGGTTCACGGTCAGCAGGGTGGACGTTGACCGTCCCGGGCCCACCTACACCATCGACACCTTGCGTGACCTTCGGGCCCAGCGCCCGGACGCGGATCTTTTCTTCATCACCGGCGCCGACGCACTGGCGCAGATCCTGTCGTGGAAGGACATCGACGAGTTGTGGTCACTGGCCCACTTCGTAGGAGTGACCAGGCCGGGGCACGTACTGGATGGTATGGGCCGGAAGGACGTCAGCCTCCTTGAGGTGCCCGCCATGGCCATCTCGTCGACGGACTGCCGTTCACGGGTGGCCGCGAACAACCCTGTGTGGTACCTCGTGCCGGACGGGGTGGTCCAGTACATCGCGAAGTACGGCCTGTACCTGGACGCCCCGGCGGCTGCCAATGCTCCAACCTCCGAAGCAAGCGAACCAGCCAGCACTGAATGA
- a CDS encoding glutamate-5-semialdehyde dehydrogenase produces MTEALIHTTAENSGDTAAPAGAPTVESPASPVSAEVQLSSGDVEAAVHAIADRSRHAARRLAMANRAWKDRALRAVGAALQESTAAILSANAKDVAAGKANGTSAAMLDRLTLTEARIAGLVAALENLAGLPDPVGNVVRGQTLPNGLRLRQVNVPMGVVAAIYEARPNVTVDIAGLALKSGNAVILRGGSAAEATNKVLVRLLREALESVGLPADAVQTVDQYGRAGANVLMRARGRVDVLIPRGGRELIQTVVTNSAVPVIETGEGNVHIFIDESANEDMAVEILLNAKTQRPSVCNTVETLLVHSASTVLPAVAAALSKAGVRLHADERVRAALPASIQSEPATDEDWGTEYMDLDLAVAMVDSLDEAVKHIRTWSTGHTEAILTNDLSNAERFIAEVDSAAVIVNASTRFTDGGELGLGAEVGISTQKLHARGPMGLTELTTTKWIVQGEGQVRG; encoded by the coding sequence ATGACTGAGGCCCTGATCCACACGACCGCCGAAAACTCCGGAGATACCGCTGCGCCTGCCGGCGCGCCGACCGTTGAGTCCCCTGCGTCTCCGGTTTCGGCTGAGGTTCAGCTTTCGTCCGGGGACGTCGAAGCAGCAGTCCACGCCATCGCTGACCGATCCCGCCACGCCGCGCGCCGGCTGGCCATGGCGAACCGTGCCTGGAAGGACCGCGCGCTCCGGGCCGTAGGCGCCGCCCTGCAGGAGAGCACCGCTGCCATCCTGTCCGCAAACGCGAAGGACGTGGCAGCAGGAAAAGCCAACGGCACCTCCGCCGCCATGCTGGACCGGCTCACACTGACTGAAGCCCGGATCGCAGGGCTCGTGGCCGCACTCGAGAACCTCGCCGGCCTGCCCGATCCGGTGGGCAATGTGGTCCGCGGACAAACCCTCCCCAACGGTTTGCGCCTACGGCAGGTCAACGTACCCATGGGCGTTGTGGCTGCCATTTATGAGGCACGCCCGAATGTCACCGTGGACATCGCCGGGCTGGCCCTCAAGAGCGGCAACGCCGTAATCCTGCGTGGAGGAAGTGCTGCGGAGGCCACCAACAAGGTCTTGGTGCGGCTGTTGCGCGAGGCACTCGAATCCGTCGGCCTGCCCGCCGACGCCGTCCAGACAGTTGACCAGTACGGCCGCGCCGGGGCCAACGTCCTGATGCGCGCCCGCGGCAGGGTGGACGTACTGATTCCCCGCGGCGGCCGTGAGCTGATCCAGACCGTCGTGACCAACTCCGCCGTACCGGTCATTGAGACGGGGGAGGGGAACGTGCATATCTTCATTGACGAGTCCGCCAATGAAGACATGGCCGTGGAGATCCTCCTCAATGCCAAGACGCAGCGGCCCAGCGTGTGCAATACCGTGGAAACCCTGCTGGTCCACTCCGCCTCAACGGTATTGCCCGCCGTTGCCGCCGCCCTAAGCAAGGCCGGAGTCCGGCTGCACGCCGACGAACGTGTCCGCGCGGCCCTTCCCGCATCAATCCAGTCGGAACCGGCCACCGACGAGGACTGGGGCACCGAGTACATGGACCTTGACCTTGCTGTTGCCATGGTGGACAGCCTGGACGAGGCCGTCAAGCACATCCGCACCTGGTCAACGGGGCACACCGAGGCGATCCTCACCAACGACCTCTCCAACGCCGAGCGGTTCATTGCCGAAGTGGATTCCGCCGCCGTCATCGTCAACGCCTCCACCAGGTTCACCGACGGCGGGGAACTTGGCCTGGGCGCGGAGGTGGGAATCTCCACCCAGAAGCTGCACGCGCGGGGTCCAATGGGCCTGACTGAACTCACTACCACCAAGTGGATCGTGCAGGGCGAGGGCCAGGTCCGCGGGTAG
- the proB gene encoding glutamate 5-kinase: MNSRPAAAEPLTRSVDRSVLASAGRVVVKVGSSSLTSIKGGISEESLTALADALAAKRNTGTEIILVSSGAIAAGLAPLGLAKRPRDLATQQAAASVGQGLLMARYTQAFGAHGVTVSQVLLTADDLMRRSQHTNAFRALDRLLNLGVVPVVNENDTVATHEIRFGDNDRLAALVAHLVRADALVLLSDVDSLYDGPPSLGAKRIPLVEGPQDLEGVSIGKTGKAGVGTGGMLTKVEAATMAAGSGIHALVTSTPNAAAALNGEDVGTWFTVNGARKPVRLLWLAHVASVQGRLVLDDGAVKAVRHHRTSLLPAGISAVHGDFEAGDAVEIASADGTVVARGLVNYSSAELPQMLGRSTRDLGEALGSGYDREVVHVDDLVLV, from the coding sequence ATGAATTCTAGGCCTGCAGCTGCGGAACCGCTTACCCGGTCCGTGGACAGGAGCGTCCTCGCCAGCGCCGGCCGCGTTGTGGTCAAAGTGGGTTCGTCGTCGCTGACCAGCATCAAGGGCGGCATTTCGGAAGAGTCACTGACGGCTCTGGCAGACGCGCTGGCCGCCAAGCGGAATACGGGAACCGAGATCATCCTCGTGTCCTCCGGCGCCATCGCCGCCGGCCTCGCCCCACTGGGCCTCGCTAAACGTCCGCGCGACCTGGCCACCCAGCAGGCTGCCGCGAGCGTTGGGCAGGGCCTGCTGATGGCCCGCTACACCCAGGCCTTTGGCGCGCACGGGGTAACCGTGAGCCAGGTCCTGCTCACCGCCGATGACCTGATGCGGCGGAGCCAGCACACCAATGCATTCCGCGCCCTGGACCGGCTGCTCAACCTTGGCGTGGTGCCGGTGGTGAATGAAAACGACACCGTAGCCACCCACGAAATCCGGTTCGGCGACAACGACCGCCTCGCCGCCCTGGTGGCCCACCTGGTGCGGGCGGACGCGCTGGTGCTGCTGTCCGACGTCGACTCCCTGTACGACGGACCGCCGTCGCTCGGTGCAAAGAGGATCCCACTCGTTGAAGGCCCCCAAGACCTGGAAGGCGTGTCCATCGGCAAGACCGGCAAAGCCGGCGTCGGAACCGGCGGGATGCTGACCAAGGTGGAGGCAGCAACCATGGCCGCCGGCTCGGGCATCCACGCCCTGGTCACGTCAACGCCCAACGCTGCTGCGGCGCTGAACGGTGAGGACGTGGGCACCTGGTTCACCGTCAACGGAGCCCGCAAACCCGTCCGCCTGCTGTGGCTGGCACACGTGGCGTCCGTGCAGGGCCGCCTGGTCCTGGACGACGGCGCCGTGAAGGCTGTGCGGCACCACCGCACTTCGCTGCTGCCTGCCGGGATCTCCGCCGTGCACGGTGACTTTGAAGCGGGCGACGCCGTCGAGATCGCCAGTGCCGACGGCACCGTGGTGGCCCGCGGACTGGTGAACTACTCTTCGGCCGAGCTGCCCCAGATGCTGGGCAGGTCCACCCGGGACCTTGGCGAGGCGCTGGGGAGCGGCTATGACCGTGAAGTTGTTCATGTGGATGACCTCGTGCTGGTTTGA